In Zunongwangia sp. HGR-M22, the sequence AAAACCGTTAATTCCCAGATTAATATTTTTAGGCATTGTTAGTTGATGTGCTTTTGGGCTTTGTAAGAAGATCTTACCAGTGCGCTACTTTCTACATGTCTAAATCCAAGATCTAAACCAATAGCTTCATATTTCTTAAATTGATCTGGAGTGATAAATTGCTTTACTGGCAAGTGACGTTTACTTGGCTGTAAATATTGGCCAATTGTAACTACATCTACGTTTGCATCTTTAAGATCGTGTAGTGTTTGGATAACTTCTTCTTCAGTTTCGCCAAGACCAAGCATAATACCCGATTTTGTACGATTAATGCCCTGATCTTTTAAATAACGCAACACTTCTAAAGAGCGATCGTATTTAGCCTGGATTCTAACTTCGCGAGTTAAACGGCGTACGGTTTCCATATTATGAGAAACAACCTCTGGAGCTACTTCTACAATACGATCTATATTTCTGGTATTTCCCTGGAAATCTGGGATAAGTGTTTCTAGCGTGGTTTCAGGATTCATTCGGCGAATTGCTTTTACGGTTTCCGCCCAAATGATCGATCCCATATCTTTTAAATCATCCCGGTCTACACTTGTAACCACCGCGTGCTTAATCTTCATTAGTTTAATAGAACGTGCTACTTTTTCTGGTTCATCCCAATCTACCGTTTCTGGTCTACCGGTTTTTACACCACAAAATCCACAAGATCGAGTACAAATATTACCTAAAATCATAAAAGTGGCTGTTCCTTCACTCCAACATTCTCCCATGTTAGGGCAACTTCCCGATGTGCAAATTGTATGTAGATCGTATTTATCTACAAGACTACGTAATTCGGTATATTTTTTACCTGTAGGAAGTTTAACACGAAGCCATTTCGGTTTTCCTTTAGGAGCTGTTTTAGAAGGTGTAAGTGTTTCTGTACTCATAGCAAAAATCTCTTATTCAAAGATACAATATTCTATCTAATAGCATAATTAGACGTTGATAGTTTAAGAACCTTAATTAGTTTTTACGATCTTCGATTATTTCTGAGAGCAATTTCTTAGCTCTTAATAGTTTAACTTTTACATTATTCATAGGTTCACCTAGCGATTCTGAAATCTCTTTATATGATTTTTCCTGAAAAAACCGAAGATTTAAAACTTCCTGATAATGCGGCTTCAATTTTTTTATATCCCGAAGCAATTGCGCTAAATTCTGTTCAGTAATTAGCTTATCTTCAATAGAAGGTGTTTCGTCTACGATGGTGTTCACTTTTTCGGTGTCCTCAGAAATAGTGTTGATGCGTAACTGACTATTTTTCTTCCGAAGAATATCTACATGAATATTTTTCGAAATCGCAATAAGCCAAGTGCTGAAAGAATAATTTTCATCGAAAGTTTCTAATCTTTTAAAAGCTTTTGAAAATGTTTGAATAGTGATATCCTCAGCTTCATACTCATTTTGAGTTTTTTTAAGCTGAAATCCATAAACATTATTCCAAAATTGATCCAGCAAATAGTTGAAAGCCGATTGACTTCCTTTTTTTGCTTCTTGGATTTTTTGTAATAAAATCGACTGGTTTACTTCCAATGTGAAGGTTTTGAAATAGTATTTACAATAAATATACCTAATTGTGAGAGTATAAGAAAAGGTTCTAAAATAGGAAATAGCCAAACGATATCTCTCTCATCTAACTTTTTAGCTGATTGAAAATATACAATACCTTCTATAATTAGTGTAAGACCTAGGGCGCCGATTACATATGGCCAGTAATATTTTAAACTTAACAGCATTACTAGAAAAATCCAAAATAGCAATCTTGCAGAATAAAATATGCCCAACAAAAGTTTATCCTTGTTTTTGTAGAATTTTGCTACAGAAGCATGTCGTCTTTTTTGTCGAAACCAATCGGTAATGCTCGTTTTAGGGACGCTCCTGGTTATACTTTCAGTATGATCACAAATAGAGACATTTCTATTCGTTGCTGCTTCATTTACAAAAAGATCATCATCGCCAGATCGAACGTGTAAATGGGATGCAAAGCCTTTTTGTTTGTAAAACTGTTTAGAAGTATACGCCAAATTTCTTCCTACGCCCATGTAAGGATTACCCATTTTAGCGTAAGAAAAATATTGGATAGCTGTTAAAAGTGTTTCAAACCGAATCAATTTATTGATAAACGATTTTTTATACTTAAAATAACCGCCGTAACCCAAAACAATAGATTTTTCTTCGGTAAATCCAGAAGTCATATGTCGCAACCAGTGTATAGATTGTGGTGCGCAATCGGCATCTGTAAAGATTAGATGTTCATTTTGTGCCTTTTTGATTCCCAAAGTAAGGGCGTATTTTTTATTGGCCCAAAAAGCTTCATTATTTATAACGTTTACAATTTTTATACGAGGATCTATTTTCTGAAATTCTTCGATTACATCTAATGTGTTATCTGAAGATGCATCGTTAATAACGATTACCTCAAAATCTGGATAGTCCTGCTCTAAAATAGCAGGAAGAAAGTTTTGTAGATTTTCAGCTTCATTTTTAGCGCAAACGATCACTGAAACCGGAAATGAAGTCGCATAGACTTCAGAAGATTCGGATGCCGAAAACTTAAAAAAAGCTAAAAAATATCCAATATTAATTGCCGCAAATAGAAGAAAAAGGGCAAATAGAAATGTTGCCATTGAGCATTAATTGGTCTGTTGTTGTGGATTTTTACACTTTTCATCAGGCATTTTTCCACAGTAACTGCAAGCTTCGCCCTCTTTATTTAAAAACGGACTTTGGCTAGCACAAGTTCCTGCAAACTTCCCGTCTTTTTTCGCCCATATTTTAATTGCAATGCCTGCAAAGGCTAATCCTAATAAAACCGCTGTTATGACAAATAGTTCCATAATAATATCTTCTGGTGCAAAAATACGAATTATTCGCTCTTTTTTAAAATAAGTCGGACGTTTAGTAAATGCTTTACAATATTTAACGAACTTTTACCGCAGCTAAAACTCAAGTCGCTGTAATTTAATATTATGAAAAAAAATATATTCTTTTTTGTAGTTTTTTTCTCCTTACTTAGTTGTAAGAAAATGAAGCGACATCAACGAGAAATTATAGTTGAAGAAGTTGAAAAGGAAGAAATCGTGGCAGATGAGCGACAGGAGCAGCAAAATGAAGAGCTGCAAGAATCCAGAAGCATAGCCGTGCTAATTGCCGAAAATGTAGAATTTACTGATTTTCATTTTTTATTGCAGAAAGCAGATTTAGCCACAAATTTATTGGAGAATCATGGACCTTATACCGTTTTTATTCCAACGAACAGCAGTTTAGAGAGTTTTGAAGTTGACGATTTTGACGAAAAAGAGACTGCCAAATTTTCTAAGTTTTTTATACTGAATAGAGGTGTTTCTTATGAGGATCTAAAAAGAAAGATTGAGAATAACGAAGGTGAATTTTTTATAGAGAATATACTTGGTTCTAAACTTCAATTTATAATAAAGGACAACGTAATTTTTCTAAAAAGTTCGAATGGATATTTACTTAAAGTTGATAAGTATGCTGAATGTTCTAATGGATACCTGTATAAGATTGAAGCTAATAATTAAATAATGTTAACTTCAGGTTCTAGCTCGACGCCAAATTTCTCTTTAACAATTTCTCTAACTTTTAGCGATAATTCTAAAATATCGCTACCGCTAGCATTACCATAATTTACGAGTACTAACGCCTGTTTTTTATGCACGCCGGCATCGCCATCGCGATAACCTTTTAATCCGGCTTGGTCGATAAGCCAGCCAGCAGGAATTTTAACTTCTGTATCGCTTATTTTATAACTAGGAACTTCAGGGAAATTCTTTTGTAGCGTTACAAATGCTTCCGTAGAAATTATCGGATTTTTAAAAAAGCTGCCTGAATTACCAATTTCAGCTGGATTGGGTAATTTGCTTTCTCGAATTCGAATAACGGCATCAGAGACATCTCTTATGCTAGGATTTTCGATACCTTTCAATTCAGATTCAATAGCGCCGTAATCTATCTTAAGTTGATGATTTTTCGTGCTAAGCTTAAAGTTTACGCTGGTAATAATATATTGTCCTTTCAGCTTATTTTTAAAAACTGAATTTCTATAATCAAATTCGCAATCTTCTAAAGTAAAAGTTTTGCTTTCTAAGGTTTGAATATTGATGGCTTCACAGGATACAAAAGTATCTTTAAGTTCTACTCCATAAGCACCGATATTTTGAATAGGAGAGGTGCCTACATTTCCCGGAATTAAGGAGAGATTTTCTAGTCCACCAAAATCTTGTTGGAGGGTCCATAAAACAAACTCATGCCAGTTTTCCCCGGCATGAGCTTTTATAATTACATAGTCTTCTTTTTCTTCTAGAACTTGTTTTCCTTTTAAGCCAATTTGGAGTACGGTTTTAGAAATATCGCCAGTTAAGAGCATATTGCTACCACCACCAAGAATAAAAAGTTCTTCGGCGTAGGTTTTCCTCAAAATCTTTTTTAAACCATCAATTGTTTGGATTTTGATGAATTTATTTGCTCTAACATCAATCCCAAAACTATTGTAGGGTTTTAAAGATACATTGTGGATAACCTTCATATCTTTTATTTACTCGTGTATTCTTTAATAGCCACTTCTAAAATTTCAAGCGCACGCTCTAAATTTTCTCTTTTTAAAACATAAGCGATACGAACCTGATTTAATCCTGTATTTGGTGTAGAATAAAAACCGGCAGCAGGAGCAACCATTACAGTCTCGCCTTGGTATTCAAAATCTTCTAATAGCCATTGTGCAAAATCGTCTGCACTTTTTATAGGAAGTTCTGCAATACAATAAAAAGCACCTTTTGGTTTAGCAACTTTTACGCCTTCCATTTTTTCAAGACCTTCTACAAGAATATTTCTTCGTAATGTATATTCTTCGTTTACTTCTTCAAAATATTCCTGTGGCGTATCCAAAGCCGCTTCACTTGCAATTTGTGCTAAAGTTGGCGGGCTTAATCTCGCTTGCGCAAACTTCATTGCAGTAGTGATAACCTCTTTGTTTTTAGAAACCAAACATCCAATACGAGCACCGCACATACTAAAACGTTTAGAAACCGAATCGACCATAATAGCATTATTCGCCAATTCTGGAATACTCATAATGCTATTATGTTTTACTCCGTCATAAGTGAACTCACGATAAACTTCATCGGCCACTACAAAAAGATCATGTTTTAACGCTAGATCGGCGATTTGCTGTACTTCTTCTTTGGTGTAAAGATATCCCGTTGGATTTCCTGGATTACAAAGAAGTATCGCTTTGGTTTTTTCTGTAATTAGTTTTTCGAATTCTGAAATTGGAGGTAATGCAAAGTTATTTTCGATCGAAGATTCGATAGGAACTATTGTTACGCCACTTGAAGTTGCAAAACCATTGTAATTTGCATAAAACGGTTCAGGAATAATTACTTCGTCTCCCGGGTCGGTAATGGTGCCCATGGCAAATAATAGCGCTTCAGAACCACCAGTAGTCACGATAATATCTTCCGCAGTAATATGAATATCGTTTCTCTCGTAATATTTAGCCAGTTTTTCGCGATAGCTTGCAAATCCTGCAGAGTGGCTATAGGATAAAACTTCGATACTATTATTCTTAACGGCCTGCATGGCAATATCTGGAGTTTTAATATCTGGCTGGCCAATATTTAACTGGTATATCTTTTTACCTTTTTTCGCTGCAGCTTCCGCAAACGGAACTAATTTCCTTATCGGAGATTCGGGCATGCTAAGCCCTTTTTTAGAAATAGAAGGCATTCTCTTGCGTTTTATGTTTGTTGCAAAAATGCAAAATTAAAGTAAGAATCTTGGTAGGATTTATCGAAATTTAAGAGATGTTGTGGAGCTACAGAAAAAGCATAAAAAAACTCCCTTTAAAAGGGAGTTTTTAGATTTTTAACGTTTATTATTTTGTGTCACTATTCTCAGTTTCGTCATCCAAAACTCTACCTTTAATTTTTAGAGCTTTGGTAGGTTCTTCAGCATTCGAATAGACCGTAACCGTTTTTCTTATGGGACCTACGATCTTTGTGTTATATTTTACCTCAATTTTCCCAGTCTCTCCCGGTTTTACAGGGCTTTCTGGTTTTGTAGGTATTGTACAACCACAACTAGAAGTCACATCTTTTATAACCAAATCGATATCGCCGGTATTTGTAAATTCAAATACGCGAACACCGTCGCTTCCTTTTTTTATTTCACCAAAGTCTATAGTTTCAGACTTAAATTTCATCTTGGCAGCTTTTTGTGCCACAGCAGAATTGAAACCTATAAAGGCCAATACGGTGATTAAAACTAGTTTTTTCATAATTCAAAATTTTTCGGAATAGTAAATATACACTGAATTGCAATAGGTTCAAAAATTATATTCAATTCAACTCCTTTTAAATTCCTTCACTTATAATTACTTTTGCTCTTATTTTCAAAAACTAGACCAATTATGGCAATCGCTTCACAATACAGCGCAAATAAAGTAGAAGATAAATGGTATAAATACTGGATGGATCATAAATACTTCCACTCAGAGGTAGATGAAAGAGAACCTTATACCATTGTTATCCCGCCACCAAACGTAACAGGAGTCTTACATATGGGGCATATGCTGAATAATACTATTCAGGATGTTTTGGTGAGAAGAGCTCGTTTAAAAGGATTTAATGCGTGCTGGGTACCGGGTACAGATCACGCTTCTATCGCTACTGAAGCGAAAGTCGTAGCAAAATTAAAAAGCGAGGGCATTAGTAAAAATGATCTTTCGCGTGAGGAATTTTTGGAACACGCCTGGGAATGGACGTATAAACATGGCGGGATTATCCTGGATCAGCTTAAGAAATTGGGAGCTTCCTGCGATTGGGATCGTACAAAGTTTACAATGGACGACAATATGTCTGCCTCTGTAATTAAAGTTTTTGTAGATCTATATGAGAAAGGTCTGGTTTATCGTGGATTTAGAATGGTGAACTGGGATCCTGAAGCAAAGACAACGCTGTCTGACGAAGAGGTGATCTATCAGGAAAAACAAGGGCATTTATATTACCTGAATTATAAGATCGAAGGAAGTGATGAGGTCGTAACGATTGCTACCACGCGTCCTGAAACTATTCTTGGAGATACAGCGATTTGCATTAACCCCAACGACGAGCGTTTTACGCATCTAAAAGGGAAAAAAGCAATCGTGCCTATTTGTGGTCGAGTGATTCCTATAATTGAAGATGAATATGTTGATCTCGAATTTGGTACAGGTTGCTTAAAAGTTACACCTGCACACGACGAGAATGATAAA encodes:
- the lipA gene encoding lipoyl synthase produces the protein MSTETLTPSKTAPKGKPKWLRVKLPTGKKYTELRSLVDKYDLHTICTSGSCPNMGECWSEGTATFMILGNICTRSCGFCGVKTGRPETVDWDEPEKVARSIKLMKIKHAVVTSVDRDDLKDMGSIIWAETVKAIRRMNPETTLETLIPDFQGNTRNIDRIVEVAPEVVSHNMETVRRLTREVRIQAKYDRSLEVLRYLKDQGINRTKSGIMLGLGETEEEVIQTLHDLKDANVDVVTIGQYLQPSKRHLPVKQFITPDQFKKYEAIGLDLGFRHVESSALVRSSYKAQKHIN
- a CDS encoding RNA polymerase sigma factor, whose protein sequence is MEVNQSILLQKIQEAKKGSQSAFNYLLDQFWNNVYGFQLKKTQNEYEAEDITIQTFSKAFKRLETFDENYSFSTWLIAISKNIHVDILRKKNSQLRINTISEDTEKVNTIVDETPSIEDKLITEQNLAQLLRDIKKLKPHYQEVLNLRFFQEKSYKEISESLGEPMNNVKVKLLRAKKLLSEIIEDRKN
- a CDS encoding glycosyltransferase, whose protein sequence is MATFLFALFLLFAAINIGYFLAFFKFSASESSEVYATSFPVSVIVCAKNEAENLQNFLPAILEQDYPDFEVIVINDASSDNTLDVIEEFQKIDPRIKIVNVINNEAFWANKKYALTLGIKKAQNEHLIFTDADCAPQSIHWLRHMTSGFTEEKSIVLGYGGYFKYKKSFINKLIRFETLLTAIQYFSYAKMGNPYMGVGRNLAYTSKQFYKQKGFASHLHVRSGDDDLFVNEAATNRNVSICDHTESITRSVPKTSITDWFRQKRRHASVAKFYKNKDKLLLGIFYSARLLFWIFLVMLLSLKYYWPYVIGALGLTLIIEGIVYFQSAKKLDERDIVWLFPILEPFLILSQLGIFIVNTISKPSHWK
- a CDS encoding membrane or secreted protein is translated as MELFVITAVLLGLAFAGIAIKIWAKKDGKFAGTCASQSPFLNKEGEACSYCGKMPDEKCKNPQQQTN
- a CDS encoding fasciclin domain-containing protein; the protein is MKKNIFFFVVFFSLLSCKKMKRHQREIIVEEVEKEEIVADERQEQQNEELQESRSIAVLIAENVEFTDFHFLLQKADLATNLLENHGPYTVFIPTNSSLESFEVDDFDEKETAKFSKFFILNRGVSYEDLKRKIENNEGEFFIENILGSKLQFIIKDNVIFLKSSNGYLLKVDKYAECSNGYLYKIEANN
- the murB gene encoding UDP-N-acetylmuramate dehydrogenase, which codes for MKVIHNVSLKPYNSFGIDVRANKFIKIQTIDGLKKILRKTYAEELFILGGGSNMLLTGDISKTVLQIGLKGKQVLEEKEDYVIIKAHAGENWHEFVLWTLQQDFGGLENLSLIPGNVGTSPIQNIGAYGVELKDTFVSCEAINIQTLESKTFTLEDCEFDYRNSVFKNKLKGQYIITSVNFKLSTKNHQLKIDYGAIESELKGIENPSIRDVSDAVIRIRESKLPNPAEIGNSGSFFKNPIISTEAFVTLQKNFPEVPSYKISDTEVKIPAGWLIDQAGLKGYRDGDAGVHKKQALVLVNYGNASGSDILELSLKVREIVKEKFGVELEPEVNII
- a CDS encoding pyridoxal phosphate-dependent aminotransferase, whose product is MPSISKKGLSMPESPIRKLVPFAEAAAKKGKKIYQLNIGQPDIKTPDIAMQAVKNNSIEVLSYSHSAGFASYREKLAKYYERNDIHITAEDIIVTTGGSEALLFAMGTITDPGDEVIIPEPFYANYNGFATSSGVTIVPIESSIENNFALPPISEFEKLITEKTKAILLCNPGNPTGYLYTKEEVQQIADLALKHDLFVVADEVYREFTYDGVKHNSIMSIPELANNAIMVDSVSKRFSMCGARIGCLVSKNKEVITTAMKFAQARLSPPTLAQIASEAALDTPQEYFEEVNEEYTLRRNILVEGLEKMEGVKVAKPKGAFYCIAELPIKSADDFAQWLLEDFEYQGETVMVAPAAGFYSTPNTGLNQVRIAYVLKRENLERALEILEVAIKEYTSK
- a CDS encoding DUF1573 domain-containing protein — protein: MKKLVLITVLAFIGFNSAVAQKAAKMKFKSETIDFGEIKKGSDGVRVFEFTNTGDIDLVIKDVTSSCGCTIPTKPESPVKPGETGKIEVKYNTKIVGPIRKTVTVYSNAEEPTKALKIKGRVLDDETENSDTK